A section of the Takifugu rubripes unplaced genomic scaffold, fTakRub1.2, whole genome shotgun sequence genome encodes:
- the LOC101061687 gene encoding solute carrier family 12 member 9-like isoform X2, which translates to MLGGAYYMISRALGPEFGGSIGIMFFLANVCSSALYILGVVEAVVSDFGVRVGAAGAHQVFPTGYWWSLLYGTTLLFLCFIVCLVGAHIYAKATFIVFIIVTTVLVSVFVSFFVVAPLEVTLPESSVWNGTGHGTANYSGFRLLTLEGNLMPSYTVDYTTGALMSFATVFAVMFNGCTGIMAGSNMSGDLENPSYSIPRGTMAAVIITFIAYNLLALLAAWSCDRQLLQRDYSFLGDINVWPPLVNVGIYSSSISAAMSNLIGASRILFALSKDNLFDGLLDLARRTSHGGNPWASVLISWMLAQAVLFAGKLNTIASVVTIFFLLVYAAVNLACLALEWASAPNFRPSFRCFTWHTCALGILGCLVMMFLVNAIYAFVSIVFMLLLLLLIQYLGPISNWGYISQALIFHQVRKYLLMLDIRKDHVKFWRLQVLLMVANPRSCTGLMAFINDLKKSGLYVLGHVTLGLLGCPPRSQMFFLLHRSELLSIPAPEPLQSGSAASVGGAGWLWRRGRKYL; encoded by the exons ATGCTGGGGGGGGCCTACT ACATGATCAGCCGGGCCCTGGGTCCGGAGTTCGGCGGCAGCATTGGGATCATGTTCTTCCTGGCCAACGTGTGCAGCAGTGCTCTCTACATTCTGGGGGTGGTGGAAGCCGTGGTGTCGGATTTTGGCGTGCGAGTAG gtgctgctggtgccCATCAGGTGTTTCCTACAGGATACTGGTGGTCTCTGCTCTACGGCACcaccctgctcttcctctgcttcatTGTCTGTCTG GTGGGCGCTCACATCTACGCCAAAGCCACCTTCAttgtcttcatcatcgtcaccacagTCCTGGTTTCCGTCTTTGTGAGTTTCTTCGTGGTGGCGCCGCTCGAGGTGACGTTGCCAGAGAGCTCCGTCTGGAACGGCACCGGCCACGGAACCGCCAACTATTCCGGCTTTCGGCTCCTGACCCTGGAGGGCAACCTGATGC CCAGCTACACGGTGGACTACACCACCGGTGCCCTCATGAGCTTCGCCACAGTCTTCGCTGTCATGTTCAACGGCTGCACCGGAATCATGGCGGGCTCCAACATGTCGG GTGACCTGGAGAACCCCAGCTACTCCATCCCCAGGGGCACGATGGCCGCCGTCATTATAACGTTCATCGCGTACAatctgctggctctgctggcggcgtggtcatgtgaccg TCAGCTCCTCCAAAGGGACTACAGCTTCCTGGGAGACATCAACGTGTGGCCGCCGCTGGTGAACGTTGGCATTTACTCCTCCAGCATCTCCGCTGCCATGAGTAACCTGATCGGAGCCTCCAGGATCCTCTTTGCGCTGTCCAAAGACAACCTGTTCG ATGGTCTCCTGGATCTGGCCAGGAGGACTTCTCACGGTGGAAACCCGTGGGCGTCCGTGCTGATCTCCTGGATGCTTGCACAG GCGGTGCTGTTCGCCGGTAAATTGAACACCATCGCCAGTGTGGTGACCATCTTTTTCCTGTTGGTGTATGCTGCTGTCAATCTGGCCTGTCTGGCTCTGGAATGGGCTTCTGCGCCGAACTTCAG ACCATCGTTCCGTTGCTTCACGTGGCACACCTGCGCCCTGGGCATTCTAGGTTGCCTGGTCATGATGTTCCTGGTCAACGCCATTTACGCCTTTGTCAGTATAGTGTTTatgctgctgctcttgttgCTGATCCAGTACCTCGGTCCCATCAGCAACTGGGGCTACATCAGCCAGGCCCTCATCTTCCATCAG GTACGCAAGTACCTTCTGATGCTGGACATACGCAAGGATCACGTCAAGTTCTGGAGGCTCCAGGTGTTGCTGATGGTGGCAAATCCTCGCAGCTGCACCGGTCTGATGGCTTTCATCAATGACCTGAAGAAGAGCGGCCTTTATGTCCTGGGACACGTAACGCTGGGTTTACTGG GCTGTCCCCCAAGGAGCCAGATGTTCTTCCTGCTGCACAGAAGCGAGCTGCTGTCCATCCcagcaccagaacct
- the LOC101061687 gene encoding solute carrier family 12 member 9-like isoform X1, with translation MLGGAYYMISRALGPEFGGSIGIMFFLANVCSSALYILGVVEAVVSDFGVRVGAAGAHQVFPTGYWWSLLYGTTLLFLCFIVCLVGAHIYAKATFIVFIIVTTVLVSVFVSFFVVAPLEVTLPESSVWNGTGHGTANYSGFRLLTLEGNLMPSYTVDYTTGALMSFATVFAVMFNGCTGIMAGSNMSGDLENPSYSIPRGTMAAVIITFIAYNLLALLAAWSCDRQLLQRDYSFLGDINVWPPLVNVGIYSSSISAAMSNLIGASRILFALSKDNLFDGLLDLARRTSHGGNPWASVLISWMLAQAVLFAGKLNTIASVVTIFFLLVYAAVNLACLALEWASAPNFRPSFRCFTWHTCALGILGCLVMMFLVNAIYAFVSIVFMLLLLLLIQYLGPISNWGYISQALIFHQVRKYLLMLDIRKDHVKFWRLQVLLMVANPRSCTGLMAFINDLKKSGLYVLGHVTLGLLDGMPSDPLQSSHDSWLSLVDHLNIKAFVNLTLADSVRRGVQNLLFVTGFGSMRPNTLVLGFYDDCAPQDQLEGKLIICAARDSVSLSPATDQEQRPPTFPVVRVAGESKDLQEEEYVSVIADALKMGKNIILARYFHQFSREEVLGAGRKVGGRRCATAPFIDLWPLNLLRPDPRGYVDVCSLFLLQLASVLCETRSWSQARLRLFLCVEAGCSLKVEEEAKLRAMLKELRISAQVQTVAWDQVVTLHWQRQGGAERGGAEGRRQDGTPPFPSNQLTEEYICAVNALIRTHGAPQPAVRFLYLPRPPADTRRYPAYLQHMDLLSRDLGPTLLIHGITPVVTTYF, from the exons ATGCTGGGGGGGGCCTACT ACATGATCAGCCGGGCCCTGGGTCCGGAGTTCGGCGGCAGCATTGGGATCATGTTCTTCCTGGCCAACGTGTGCAGCAGTGCTCTCTACATTCTGGGGGTGGTGGAAGCCGTGGTGTCGGATTTTGGCGTGCGAGTAG gtgctgctggtgccCATCAGGTGTTTCCTACAGGATACTGGTGGTCTCTGCTCTACGGCACcaccctgctcttcctctgcttcatTGTCTGTCTG GTGGGCGCTCACATCTACGCCAAAGCCACCTTCAttgtcttcatcatcgtcaccacagTCCTGGTTTCCGTCTTTGTGAGTTTCTTCGTGGTGGCGCCGCTCGAGGTGACGTTGCCAGAGAGCTCCGTCTGGAACGGCACCGGCCACGGAACCGCCAACTATTCCGGCTTTCGGCTCCTGACCCTGGAGGGCAACCTGATGC CCAGCTACACGGTGGACTACACCACCGGTGCCCTCATGAGCTTCGCCACAGTCTTCGCTGTCATGTTCAACGGCTGCACCGGAATCATGGCGGGCTCCAACATGTCGG GTGACCTGGAGAACCCCAGCTACTCCATCCCCAGGGGCACGATGGCCGCCGTCATTATAACGTTCATCGCGTACAatctgctggctctgctggcggcgtggtcatgtgaccg TCAGCTCCTCCAAAGGGACTACAGCTTCCTGGGAGACATCAACGTGTGGCCGCCGCTGGTGAACGTTGGCATTTACTCCTCCAGCATCTCCGCTGCCATGAGTAACCTGATCGGAGCCTCCAGGATCCTCTTTGCGCTGTCCAAAGACAACCTGTTCG ATGGTCTCCTGGATCTGGCCAGGAGGACTTCTCACGGTGGAAACCCGTGGGCGTCCGTGCTGATCTCCTGGATGCTTGCACAG GCGGTGCTGTTCGCCGGTAAATTGAACACCATCGCCAGTGTGGTGACCATCTTTTTCCTGTTGGTGTATGCTGCTGTCAATCTGGCCTGTCTGGCTCTGGAATGGGCTTCTGCGCCGAACTTCAG ACCATCGTTCCGTTGCTTCACGTGGCACACCTGCGCCCTGGGCATTCTAGGTTGCCTGGTCATGATGTTCCTGGTCAACGCCATTTACGCCTTTGTCAGTATAGTGTTTatgctgctgctcttgttgCTGATCCAGTACCTCGGTCCCATCAGCAACTGGGGCTACATCAGCCAGGCCCTCATCTTCCATCAG GTACGCAAGTACCTTCTGATGCTGGACATACGCAAGGATCACGTCAAGTTCTGGAGGCTCCAGGTGTTGCTGATGGTGGCAAATCCTCGCAGCTGCACCGGTCTGATGGCTTTCATCAATGACCTGAAGAAGAGCGGCCTTTATGTCCTGGGACACGTAACGCTGGGTTTACTGG ATGGGATGCCCTCTGACCCTCTGCAGAGCAGCCATGACTCCTGGTTGTCTCTGGTGGATCATCTCAACATCAAGGCTTTTGTGAATCTCACGCTGGCCGATTCGGTCAGACGGGGAGTTCAGAACCTCCTTTTTGTCACAGGCTTTGGGTCAATGAGGCCCAACACTCTAGTCTTGGGATTTTACGACGACTGTGCCCCTCAGGACCAGCTTGAAGGGAAGCTGATCATCTGCGCCGCCCGTGACTCCGTTTCTCTGAGTCCCGCCACTGACCAGGAGCAGCGCCCCCCCACGTTCCCTGTGGTGCGAGTGGCCGGCGAGTCcaaagatctgcaggaggaggaataCGTGTCGGTGATCGCCGACGCTTTAAAAATGGGGAAGAACATAATCCTGGCCCGTTACTTTCATCAGTTCAGCCGAGAGGAGGTTTTGGGGGCGGGGCGGAAGGTCGGGGGTCGCCGTTGTGCGACGGCACCCTTCATAGACTTGTGGCCCCTGAATCTCCTCCGGCCGGACCCGCGTGGTTACGTGGACGTGTGctcgctcttcctgctgcagctggccagCGTCCTCTGCGAGACGCGCTCCTGGAGCCAGGCGAGGCTCCGCCTCTTTCTGTGCGTGGAGGCTGGCTGCAGCCTGAAGGTGGAAGAGGAGGCGAAGCTGCGCGCGATGCTGAAGGAGCTCCGGATCTCGGCCCAGGTGCAAACCGTGGCGTGGGACCAGGTGGTCACTCTGCACTGGCAACGGCAGGGAGGAGCCGAGAGGGGCGGCGCCGAGGGCAGACGCCAGGACGGCACGCCGCCGTTCCCGAGCAACCAGCTGACTGAGGAATACATCTGTGCGGTCAACGCGCTCATCCGCACACACGGCGCGCCGCAGCCTGCGGTGCGTTTCCTGTATTTGCCACGCCCACCGGCAGACACCAGGCGTTACCCCGCCTACTTGCAGCACATGGACCTGTTGAGTCGAGACCTGGGTCCAACGTTGCTCATTCATGGCATCACCCCTGTGGTCACAACGTACTTCTGA